A stretch of Caldanaerobius polysaccharolyticus DSM 13641 DNA encodes these proteins:
- a CDS encoding ABC transporter ATP-binding protein, whose amino-acid sequence MPYKKMISYLLKQKYAVLLPVLSIALTVGLDLYNPYFSEVLIDKVIMGHRMDLLNRILATLIAINVVRGVLMYLRSYCLEAVSENTILDLKYDLFKHIQSLPFNFFDNTETGELMSRMTNDMDNIKAVIAYGASILIECILYLMSAFIVLLHINATLTLISIAALPFVAYLAFRFEKLIDRVYGKISDQAAKLNTTAEQNIAGIRVVHAFGRWNYEREKFRRENQAFLQLNIEETEIWARYLPVIDFLSGLSIVLMVYAGGIMVMRKVITIGELVAFYGYIWMLIWPVRNMGWLINLMAQAKASAAKIMAIFDVKPEVVVNRDSVILKDVKGHVVFKDVCYKKDGRNILEGINIDARPGAKIAIMGATGAGKTTIINLIGRYYELTSGEITVDGVNIKDMDLKNLRESIGIVMQDTFLFSDTVAENIAFGRPDASMEEIVKAAKIAGAHDFIVNMPEGYNTVIGERGIGLSGGQKQRIAIARAILKDPRILILDDATSAVDMYTEKEIIEALKAAMKGRTTFMIAHRVSSVKDADEIIVLDGGRIVERGNHKELMGKKGRYFSLYTQQYKAFDFIGGEVM is encoded by the coding sequence ATGCCTTATAAGAAAATGATATCCTACCTGCTTAAGCAAAAGTACGCTGTATTGCTCCCCGTGCTTTCCATAGCTTTAACCGTGGGCCTGGACCTTTACAACCCATACTTTTCTGAAGTCCTAATAGATAAGGTTATCATGGGGCATAGGATGGATTTGCTAAACAGGATACTGGCGACACTGATAGCCATCAACGTAGTCCGCGGCGTGCTGATGTACCTAAGGTCATATTGCCTGGAGGCTGTGTCAGAAAACACCATACTGGACTTAAAATACGACCTCTTTAAACACATACAGTCATTACCCTTTAATTTCTTTGACAACACAGAGACAGGAGAACTCATGTCCAGGATGACTAATGACATGGACAACATCAAAGCAGTCATAGCCTATGGTGCCAGCATACTCATAGAATGCATCTTATACCTTATGTCAGCCTTTATAGTTTTGCTCCATATAAACGCAACGCTCACATTAATTTCTATAGCAGCACTCCCTTTTGTCGCCTATCTAGCCTTTCGCTTTGAAAAGCTCATAGACAGGGTGTACGGCAAAATCAGCGATCAGGCAGCAAAGCTCAACACCACCGCAGAGCAAAACATAGCAGGCATCAGGGTAGTTCACGCCTTTGGCAGGTGGAATTACGAAAGAGAAAAGTTCCGCAGGGAAAACCAAGCCTTTCTCCAGCTCAATATAGAGGAAACAGAGATTTGGGCCAGGTATCTTCCTGTAATAGATTTTCTAAGCGGGCTAAGCATCGTGTTAATGGTATACGCAGGTGGAATTATGGTAATGAGAAAGGTTATAACCATAGGTGAGCTGGTGGCGTTTTACGGCTATATATGGATGCTCATATGGCCCGTGAGAAACATGGGATGGCTCATCAACCTGATGGCGCAGGCCAAGGCCTCTGCCGCCAAGATCATGGCTATATTTGACGTAAAACCCGAGGTAGTAGTGAACAGAGATTCGGTAATTTTGAAGGACGTCAAAGGGCATGTGGTCTTTAAAGATGTGTGTTATAAAAAAGATGGGAGAAATATATTGGAAGGGATAAACATCGATGCAAGGCCAGGAGCAAAAATAGCCATAATGGGAGCCACAGGTGCCGGGAAAACCACCATAATAAACCTCATAGGCAGGTACTATGAGCTCACATCAGGGGAAATAACCGTGGACGGCGTAAATATAAAGGATATGGACCTGAAAAACCTGAGGGAATCCATAGGTATTGTTATGCAGGATACATTTCTGTTCTCAGATACCGTCGCTGAAAATATCGCTTTTGGCAGGCCTGATGCCTCTATGGAGGAAATCGTAAAGGCAGCGAAAATAGCCGGTGCCCACGACTTCATCGTAAATATGCCCGAGGGATATAACACCGTGATAGGGGAAAGGGGTATAGGCTTATCAGGAGGACAGAAGCAGAGGATAGCCATCGCCAGGGCTATTCTCAAAGACCCTCGGATATTGATACTGGACGATGCCACATCGGCTGTGGATATGTACACAGAAAAGGAGATCATAGAGGCGTTAAAAGCCGCTATGAAGGGTCGGACCACATTTATGATCGCCCACAGGGTATCATCGGTAAAAGACGCAGATGAAATAATCGTACTAGATGGAGGCAGGATCGTAGAGCGAGGCAATCACAAAGAGCTCATGGGCAAAAAGGGACGATACTTTTCTCTATACACCCAGCAATACAAGGCCTTTGACTTTATTGGCGGGGAGGTGATGTAA